The proteins below come from a single Gordonia sp. X0973 genomic window:
- a CDS encoding SDR family oxidoreductase yields MSGQKVAIVTGAARGIGAGVAKRLAADGLAVAVLDLDAEACQATVDAITSAGGKAIAVGADVSNEESVAAAVEKVVEELGPPVVVINNAGIIRDNMLFKMSVEDWDAVMAVHLRGAFLMSRACQKHMVDAGWGRIVNLSSTSALGNRGQANYSAAKAGMQGFTKTLAIELGKFGITANAIAPGFIETEMTQATAARMGVDFEEFKKFSAAQIPVARVGVPEDIAHTASFFASEGAGFVSGQVIYVAGGPKD; encoded by the coding sequence ATGAGTGGACAGAAGGTAGCGATCGTCACCGGTGCCGCGCGCGGCATCGGCGCCGGGGTGGCCAAGCGGTTGGCCGCAGACGGGCTCGCCGTGGCCGTGCTCGACCTCGACGCGGAGGCCTGCCAGGCGACCGTCGACGCGATCACCTCGGCCGGCGGGAAGGCCATCGCCGTCGGTGCCGACGTCTCGAACGAGGAGTCGGTTGCGGCAGCCGTGGAGAAGGTCGTCGAGGAACTCGGCCCGCCCGTCGTCGTCATCAACAACGCCGGCATCATCCGCGACAACATGCTGTTCAAGATGAGCGTCGAAGACTGGGACGCCGTCATGGCCGTGCACCTGCGCGGCGCGTTCCTGATGAGCCGCGCCTGCCAGAAGCACATGGTCGACGCCGGCTGGGGCCGCATCGTGAACCTGTCGAGCACCTCGGCGCTGGGCAACCGCGGCCAGGCGAACTACTCGGCCGCCAAGGCCGGTATGCAGGGCTTCACCAAGACGCTGGCCATCGAGCTGGGCAAGTTCGGCATCACCGCCAACGCCATCGCCCCCGGGTTCATCGAGACCGAGATGACGCAGGCGACCGCCGCGCGCATGGGCGTCGACTTCGAGGAGTTCAAGAAGTTCAGCGCCGCGCAGATCCCCGTCGCGCGCGTCGGTGTGCCCGAGGACATCGCGCACACCGCGTCCTTCTTCGCCAGTGAGGGCGCCGGCTTCGTCTCCGGCCAGGTGATCTACGTGGCGGGCGGCCCCAAGGACTAG
- a CDS encoding WXG100 family type VII secretion target, with product MTNEELRVDPDDLFGYARRLQGHVEEARGQFSSHHAKMESASETWGPASRAAMGNTVSAWREATKAIAGNIDDHAYAMRDAGGRYLARDQQNSAGIVAAADKTARLNLDT from the coding sequence ATGACGAACGAGGAACTCAGGGTCGACCCGGACGATCTATTCGGCTATGCGCGACGGTTGCAGGGGCATGTCGAAGAGGCACGTGGGCAGTTCAGTTCTCACCACGCCAAGATGGAGAGTGCAAGCGAGACGTGGGGTCCAGCCAGCCGGGCGGCGATGGGAAACACGGTGTCGGCGTGGCGCGAGGCCACCAAGGCGATCGCCGGAAACATCGACGACCACGCCTATGCGATGCGGGACGCTGGCGGACGCTATCTCGCGCGCGATCAGCAGAACTCCGCGGGCATCGTGGCTGCGGCCGACAAGACTGCGCGGCTGAATCTGGATACGTAG
- a CDS encoding TetR/AcrR family transcriptional regulator has product MATPRTRMSGTQRRAQLIEVARGLFAERGFDATSIEEIAQRANVSKPVVYEHFGGKEGLYAVVVDREMEALLEMITSSLSTTRSRYRVQQVALALLTYMEERPDGFRILVRGGGAADGESTTYSSLLNDAVTQVEHILGEDFERRGFDRKLAALYAQALVGMVSMTAQWWLDVREPPKEVVAAHLVNLCWNGLTRLDPDPQLVTADYVEPVQRTVNPKRAKRK; this is encoded by the coding sequence ATGGCAACACCGCGTACCCGGATGTCGGGCACACAGCGTCGTGCCCAACTCATCGAGGTGGCGCGCGGACTGTTCGCCGAGCGCGGATTCGACGCGACGTCGATCGAGGAGATCGCCCAGCGCGCCAACGTCTCCAAACCCGTCGTGTACGAGCACTTCGGCGGGAAGGAAGGGCTGTACGCGGTCGTCGTCGACCGGGAGATGGAAGCGCTGCTGGAGATGATCACGTCGTCGCTGTCGACGACTCGTTCGCGCTACCGGGTGCAGCAGGTCGCGCTCGCGCTCCTGACCTACATGGAGGAGCGGCCCGACGGGTTCCGCATCCTCGTTCGCGGGGGCGGTGCCGCCGACGGGGAGAGCACCACCTACTCGAGTCTGCTCAACGACGCGGTGACGCAGGTCGAGCACATCCTGGGCGAGGATTTCGAGCGGCGCGGATTCGACCGCAAACTTGCCGCGCTCTACGCCCAGGCCCTCGTCGGGATGGTGTCGATGACTGCCCAGTGGTGGCTCGACGTGCGCGAACCGCCGAAGGAGGTCGTGGCCGCCCACCTGGTGAACCTGTGCTGGAACGGTCTGACCCGCCTCGACCCCGACCCGCAGCTGGTGACCGCCGACTACGTCGAACCCGTCCAGCGCACCGTCAACCCGAAACGAGCAAAGCGGAAATGA
- a CDS encoding acetyl-CoA acetyltransferase: MTHIDDAALDPTTPVLVGVGQFSERLDDPGYRALSAVDLGAQAALAAIADAGLAPTAVADLDVIVGVRQFEVSHARAVAPLGRSDNYPRSVADRVGVDPARAVYDVVGGDSPQRLVAEFGALIAAGEIETALLVGSEAMSTTRHFAGRDDAPDFTEARGGQLEDRGYEIEDMITPSQVRYGIIGPPSQYALLEHARRARVELSREEYAATMGELFAPLTEVAASNPHSAAPVRRSAAELVEVTAKNRMVADPLPRFLVARDQVNQGAAVLLMSLGRARELGVDPRRWVFLHGYAKARAPRMIERPEMGESPTAAAALNGALESAGVGIDAIDFLDIYSCFPVAVFAATDALGLASDDPRGLTLTGGLPYFGGAGNNYSMHAIAEAVDRVRTRPGSRALVAANGGIISKYAVGIYSTTPRAWQPGVDPQPALDAVPCVETVDEYDGESVVETFTIVPFGGAEMGVLVCRNASGTRFFAQADPDDEKLAEILATGEPLGQRVRTRVVDGKNLAALY; this comes from the coding sequence ATGACCCATATCGATGACGCGGCGTTGGATCCCACGACGCCGGTCCTGGTGGGCGTCGGGCAGTTCTCCGAGCGCCTCGACGATCCCGGCTATCGCGCGCTCTCCGCTGTCGACCTCGGAGCGCAAGCCGCGTTGGCCGCCATCGCCGACGCGGGGCTCGCGCCGACGGCCGTCGCCGACCTCGACGTGATCGTCGGGGTGCGGCAGTTCGAGGTGTCGCACGCCCGGGCGGTCGCGCCGCTCGGCCGATCCGACAACTATCCGCGCTCGGTGGCCGACCGGGTGGGGGTGGATCCCGCGCGCGCCGTGTACGACGTGGTCGGCGGCGACAGCCCGCAACGGCTCGTCGCCGAGTTCGGCGCGTTGATCGCGGCGGGTGAGATCGAGACGGCGCTGCTCGTCGGGTCGGAGGCGATGTCGACGACGCGGCACTTCGCCGGTCGGGACGACGCCCCCGATTTCACCGAGGCCCGCGGCGGACAGCTCGAGGACCGCGGCTACGAGATCGAGGACATGATCACGCCCAGCCAGGTCCGCTACGGCATCATCGGCCCGCCCTCGCAGTACGCACTGTTGGAACATGCCCGCCGGGCCCGCGTCGAATTGTCGCGCGAAGAGTATGCCGCGACGATGGGCGAGCTGTTCGCGCCACTCACCGAGGTCGCGGCGTCGAACCCGCATTCCGCCGCACCGGTGCGACGATCGGCGGCCGAACTCGTCGAGGTGACCGCCAAGAACCGGATGGTCGCCGATCCGCTGCCACGTTTCCTCGTCGCGCGCGACCAGGTGAACCAGGGTGCCGCGGTGCTGCTCATGTCGCTGGGGCGGGCGCGGGAACTGGGCGTCGATCCGCGACGGTGGGTCTTCCTGCACGGCTACGCCAAGGCGCGTGCGCCGCGCATGATCGAGCGCCCGGAGATGGGGGAGTCGCCGACGGCGGCCGCGGCCCTCAACGGTGCGCTGGAGTCGGCGGGCGTCGGCATCGACGCGATCGACTTCCTCGACATCTACAGCTGCTTCCCCGTCGCGGTGTTCGCCGCGACTGACGCGCTGGGCCTCGCCTCCGACGATCCGCGCGGACTGACGCTGACCGGCGGCCTGCCGTACTTCGGCGGCGCGGGCAACAACTATTCGATGCATGCGATCGCCGAGGCCGTCGATCGCGTGCGCACCAGGCCGGGCAGCCGCGCATTGGTCGCTGCGAACGGCGGGATCATCTCCAAGTACGCCGTCGGGATCTATTCGACGACGCCCCGGGCATGGCAGCCCGGCGTCGATCCGCAACCCGCGCTCGACGCGGTGCCGTGCGTCGAGACGGTCGACGAATACGACGGGGAATCCGTTGTGGAGACGTTCACCATCGTCCCGTTCGGCGGTGCCGAAATGGGAGTCCTGGTGTGCCGCAACGCTTCCGGTACACGCTTCTTCGCCCAAGCCGATCCCGACGACGAGAAGCTCGCCGAGATCCTCGCCACCGGGGAACCGCTCGGACAACGCGTGCGCACACGCGTCGTCGACGGAAAGAACCTCGCCGCGCTCTACTAG
- a CDS encoding TIGR03086 family metal-binding protein produces the protein MALPAKPSDRHRSVANTFADRVAGVADWSAPAPVPDWTARDVVGHLVTWFPEFLAAGGMQLPQGPSVADDPAGAWRHQTERVQALLDGPSAAEDFTHPHLGTMPLRDAIDRFYTSDVFMHTWDLARATGQDDRLDEDTCAMMVTGMKPMEDMLRSSGQYGPAVAVPDDAPATDQLMGFIGRDPDWRP, from the coding sequence ATGGCACTGCCCGCCAAACCCTCCGACCGTCACCGCTCGGTGGCCAATACCTTCGCCGACCGGGTGGCCGGAGTGGCCGATTGGTCCGCCCCGGCGCCGGTCCCGGACTGGACCGCCCGCGACGTCGTCGGCCACCTCGTCACCTGGTTCCCGGAGTTCCTGGCCGCCGGCGGTATGCAGCTGCCGCAGGGACCGAGCGTCGCCGACGACCCGGCGGGCGCGTGGCGCCATCAGACCGAGAGGGTGCAGGCCCTGCTCGACGGACCGTCGGCGGCCGAGGACTTCACCCACCCGCACCTGGGCACGATGCCGCTGCGCGATGCGATCGACCGGTTCTACACCTCGGACGTGTTCATGCACACGTGGGACCTGGCCCGCGCGACCGGTCAGGACGACCGTCTCGACGAGGACACCTGCGCCATGATGGTGACCGGCATGAAGCCGATGGAGGACATGCTGCGCTCATCCGGGCAGTACGGCCCGGCGGTCGCCGTCCCCGACGACGCCCCCGCCACGGATCAGCTGATGGGCTTCATCGGCCGCGACCCGGACTGGCGCCCCTGA
- a CDS encoding SRPBCC family protein, with protein sequence MSTTTHPEATIEAHPTLPIITITREFAATPAQVLKAHTDPDLYAQWVGPNGITTRIDHWDARRGGSWRFSNVVAEGSGEQEYHFYGSFHDITENKIVQTFTWEDDPDGVSLETLTVEDLGNGRTRLTAQSLVESIESRDAWLRSGMETGVNDGYAKLDDLLVEGAL encoded by the coding sequence ATGAGCACGACGACGCACCCCGAAGCCACCATCGAGGCCCACCCGACCCTGCCGATCATCACGATCACCCGCGAGTTCGCGGCCACCCCGGCGCAGGTCCTGAAGGCGCATACCGACCCCGACCTGTACGCACAGTGGGTCGGCCCCAACGGCATCACCACCCGGATCGACCACTGGGATGCGCGCCGCGGCGGCAGCTGGCGCTTCTCCAACGTCGTCGCCGAGGGCAGCGGCGAGCAGGAGTACCACTTCTACGGTTCCTTCCACGACATCACCGAGAACAAGATCGTCCAGACCTTCACCTGGGAGGACGACCCGGACGGCGTCTCCCTGGAGACCCTGACGGTCGAGGATCTCGGCAACGGTCGCACGCGGCTGACCGCGCAGTCCCTCGTCGAGAGCATCGAGTCGCGCGACGCCTGGTTGCGCAGCGGAATGGAGACCGGCGTGAACGACGGCTACGCCAAGCTCGACGACCTGCTCGTCGAAGGAGCCCTCTGA
- a CDS encoding helix-turn-helix transcriptional regulator, which yields MADQLSLVFSALADPTRRDIVARLTEGDATVGEIAEPYDVSMQAISKHLKVLGDAGLVSRGRAAQTRPVHLEAEVFDLMTAWIERYRQQAEERYQRLDAVLAAMNDDQQEPNEGAAS from the coding sequence ATGGCCGACCAACTATCCCTCGTCTTCTCGGCACTCGCCGACCCGACGCGACGCGACATCGTCGCCCGACTCACCGAGGGTGACGCCACGGTCGGCGAGATCGCCGAACCCTACGACGTGAGCATGCAGGCGATCTCCAAGCACCTCAAGGTGCTCGGCGACGCCGGGCTGGTCTCCCGGGGCCGCGCAGCCCAAACCCGACCCGTCCACCTGGAAGCGGAGGTCTTCGATCTCATGACCGCGTGGATCGAAAGGTATCGGCAGCAGGCAGAGGAGCGCTACCAGCGCCTCGACGCCGTGCTCGCCGCCATGAACGACGACCAGCAAGAACCCAACGAAGGAGCAGCATCATGA
- a CDS encoding GNAT family N-acetyltransferase, translating to MRPDSLEARLGEIVMAMPTSPQPAVRPAAEQDCAAIATIYEHYVANSVATFDTVAPTEAEWVEKRRAIIEAGRPFVVALDESDDVIGFSYLAEFRPRAAYAHTCEHTVYVTPGMEGRGVGRALLTAMLDAARDTDVREIIALIALPGDGSMALHRRFGFIEAGVLRRVGFKMDRWVDVALMQLSLAG from the coding sequence GTGCGCCCGGATTCCCTCGAAGCACGTCTGGGTGAGATCGTGATGGCTATGCCGACCTCGCCGCAGCCCGCCGTCCGTCCGGCCGCGGAGCAGGACTGCGCGGCCATTGCCACCATTTACGAGCACTACGTCGCGAACTCGGTGGCGACGTTCGACACCGTCGCGCCGACGGAAGCGGAGTGGGTCGAGAAGCGGCGGGCGATCATCGAGGCTGGTCGGCCGTTCGTCGTCGCGCTCGATGAATCCGACGACGTGATCGGCTTCTCGTATCTCGCGGAGTTCCGGCCGCGCGCCGCCTATGCGCACACGTGCGAGCACACCGTCTACGTGACGCCCGGCATGGAGGGCCGCGGGGTGGGTCGTGCGTTGCTGACGGCGATGCTCGACGCCGCGCGCGACACCGACGTCCGCGAGATAATCGCGCTGATCGCTCTACCCGGCGACGGTTCGATGGCACTGCACCGGCGGTTCGGCTTCATCGAGGCCGGGGTCCTTCGTCGCGTCGGATTCAAGATGGATCGCTGGGTCGACGTGGCGTTGATGCAACTCAGCCTGGCTGGCTAG
- the mfd gene encoding transcription-repair coupling factor produces the protein MASTPDPAVPVLRGLAAAVCADDTFAGLTSRLDSPRLQITAPDAARPFAVAALARSSTEPVLVVSANGREAQDLTAELAELLDSPDAVALFPSWETLPHEKLSPSADTVGQRLSVLHRLADPDDQTLRVVVTTVRSVVQPMAPGLGKLRAITLREGEEVDFDGLLADLVEMAYERVDLVGRRGEFAVRGGILDVFPTTAEHGVRVEFFGDEITDVRAFSVADQRTHPEIDPGPVLIHAGRELLLTAKVRERAAELLAEQGEGSDLSSMLTKLAEGIPVEGMEALIPLLVDGEMELLTDALPGNPLVLLLDPEKIRTRARDLAATGKEFLEAAWTAAGMGADAPLSAGNALADDFAASAYRPIDDVATAAMAAGRRWWTLSPLSTGEQDEVALTLAPGPAPRGHDDEIVATFAQLRAHVVGGGRAAIVVAGKGTAARVAERLADAEVPSVMADDGAEPSTDAVTIYHGTLRHGIIANGARMVVVTEAELSGSRVVGTRDGRKLGAKRRNQVDPLALTAGDMVVHDQHGIGRFVEMIERTVSGARREYLVIEYAPGKRGQPGDRLYVPMDSLDQLSRYVGGEQPALSKLGGSDWQNTKRKARKAVREIAGELVQLYAARHAAPGHAFAADTPWQREMEDAFDFTETQDQLTVIAEVKSDMERPVPMDRVIVGDVGYGKTEIAVRAAFKAVQDGKQVAVLVPTTILAQQHLQTFAERMSGFPVTVRGLSRFTDPAQARETIEQMADGTVDVVIGTHRLLQTGVRWKDLGLVVVDEEQRFGVEHKEHIKSLRTHVDVLTMSATPIPRTLEMSMAGIREMSTILTPPEERHPVLTYVGAFSSKQVAAAIRRELLRDGQVFYVHNRVSSIDKTAREIAQLVPEARIAVAHGQMNEDQLESTVTGFWNREYDILVCTTIIETGLDIANANTLIVDRAENFGLSQLHQLRGRVGRSRERGYAYLFYSPDRPLTETAYDRLATIAQNNELGAGMAVALKDLELRGAGNVLGAEQSGHVAGVGFDLYVRLVGEAVQAYRAAADGQPVIAEESTEVRIDLPVDAHIPTEYVDADRLRLEAYRKLAAAASDDEVAAVLTELTDRYGTPPVETQRLAAIARLRIAARALGVTEIAAAGSQVRISPLTLPDSRQVRLKRLYPSATYRPTTSTVAVPLPKSGGMGSAPLRDEPLIDHLGTVLRQLGGNE, from the coding sequence GTGGCATCCACCCCTGATCCAGCCGTCCCCGTCCTGCGCGGCTTGGCCGCAGCCGTGTGCGCCGACGACACCTTCGCCGGCCTGACGTCGCGCCTGGATTCCCCCCGCCTGCAGATCACCGCGCCCGACGCGGCGCGCCCATTCGCCGTGGCCGCGCTGGCGCGCTCCAGCACCGAGCCGGTCCTCGTCGTCTCGGCGAACGGCCGTGAGGCCCAAGACCTCACCGCCGAACTCGCCGAACTCCTCGACTCGCCCGACGCGGTGGCCCTCTTCCCGTCGTGGGAGACCCTGCCGCACGAGAAACTGTCGCCCAGCGCCGACACCGTGGGCCAGCGGCTCTCGGTTCTGCACCGCCTCGCCGACCCCGACGACCAGACGCTACGGGTGGTCGTCACGACCGTCCGATCGGTGGTCCAGCCGATGGCCCCGGGCCTCGGGAAACTGCGCGCGATCACGTTGCGCGAGGGCGAGGAGGTCGACTTCGACGGACTGCTCGCCGACCTCGTCGAAATGGCCTACGAACGCGTCGACCTGGTCGGCCGCCGCGGCGAGTTCGCGGTCCGCGGCGGAATCCTCGACGTCTTCCCGACGACGGCCGAGCACGGTGTGCGCGTCGAGTTCTTCGGCGACGAGATCACCGACGTCCGCGCCTTCTCCGTCGCCGACCAGCGCACCCACCCGGAGATCGATCCCGGACCGGTCCTCATCCATGCCGGCCGCGAACTGCTGCTGACCGCGAAGGTCCGCGAGCGCGCCGCCGAACTCCTCGCCGAACAGGGCGAGGGCAGCGACCTGTCGTCGATGCTCACCAAGCTCGCCGAGGGCATCCCCGTCGAGGGCATGGAGGCGCTGATCCCGCTCCTCGTCGACGGCGAGATGGAACTGCTGACCGACGCCCTGCCGGGCAATCCGCTGGTCCTGCTGCTCGACCCGGAGAAGATCCGGACCCGTGCCCGCGACCTCGCGGCCACCGGCAAGGAATTCCTGGAAGCGGCATGGACCGCCGCCGGGATGGGGGCCGACGCACCTCTCTCTGCGGGCAACGCCCTGGCCGACGACTTCGCGGCCAGTGCCTATCGGCCCATCGACGACGTGGCGACCGCTGCGATGGCCGCCGGACGTCGCTGGTGGACGCTGAGCCCGCTGAGCACCGGCGAGCAGGACGAGGTCGCGCTCACCCTCGCCCCCGGTCCCGCACCCCGCGGCCACGACGACGAGATCGTCGCGACATTCGCGCAGCTGCGCGCCCACGTCGTCGGCGGCGGGCGGGCGGCGATCGTCGTCGCGGGCAAGGGGACCGCGGCCCGGGTCGCCGAACGGTTGGCCGACGCCGAGGTCCCGTCGGTGATGGCCGACGACGGCGCGGAACCCAGCACCGACGCGGTGACGATCTACCACGGCACGCTGCGGCACGGGATCATCGCGAACGGGGCGAGGATGGTCGTCGTCACCGAGGCCGAACTGTCCGGCTCGCGGGTGGTGGGGACGCGCGACGGCCGCAAGCTCGGCGCCAAGCGACGCAACCAGGTGGACCCGCTCGCGCTGACCGCGGGCGACATGGTGGTCCACGACCAGCACGGCATCGGCCGCTTCGTCGAGATGATCGAGCGCACGGTCTCCGGGGCGCGTCGCGAATATCTCGTCATCGAGTACGCGCCGGGCAAGCGGGGCCAGCCCGGCGACCGGCTCTACGTGCCGATGGATTCGCTGGACCAGCTCTCGCGCTACGTCGGCGGCGAGCAGCCCGCCCTGTCGAAGCTGGGCGGCTCGGATTGGCAGAACACGAAACGTAAGGCGCGCAAGGCGGTTCGCGAGATCGCCGGGGAACTCGTACAGCTCTACGCCGCCCGCCATGCCGCGCCCGGTCACGCCTTCGCCGCCGACACCCCGTGGCAGCGGGAGATGGAGGACGCCTTCGACTTCACCGAGACGCAGGACCAGTTGACGGTCATCGCCGAGGTGAAGTCCGACATGGAGCGGCCGGTTCCGATGGACCGCGTCATCGTCGGCGACGTCGGCTACGGCAAGACCGAGATCGCGGTGCGCGCCGCGTTCAAGGCCGTGCAGGACGGCAAACAGGTCGCGGTACTCGTGCCGACGACGATCCTCGCGCAGCAGCATTTGCAGACCTTTGCCGAGCGGATGTCCGGCTTCCCGGTCACCGTGCGCGGGCTGAGCCGCTTCACCGACCCGGCGCAGGCGCGCGAGACCATCGAGCAGATGGCCGACGGGACCGTCGACGTGGTGATCGGCACCCACCGGCTGTTGCAGACCGGCGTGCGCTGGAAGGACCTCGGGCTCGTCGTCGTCGACGAGGAGCAGCGCTTCGGCGTCGAGCACAAGGAACACATCAAATCGTTGCGCACCCACGTCGACGTGCTGACCATGTCGGCGACGCCCATCCCGCGCACCCTGGAGATGTCGATGGCCGGGATCCGGGAGATGTCGACGATCCTCACCCCGCCCGAGGAGCGCCACCCGGTGCTCACCTATGTCGGGGCCTTCTCCAGCAAGCAGGTCGCCGCCGCGATCCGCCGCGAGCTGTTGCGCGACGGGCAGGTCTTCTACGTCCACAACCGGGTGTCCTCGATCGACAAGACGGCTCGCGAGATCGCGCAGCTCGTCCCCGAGGCGCGCATCGCGGTCGCCCACGGCCAGATGAACGAGGATCAGCTCGAGTCGACGGTCACCGGCTTCTGGAACCGCGAATACGACATCCTGGTCTGCACCACGATCATCGAGACCGGGCTGGACATCGCCAACGCCAACACGCTGATCGTCGACCGCGCCGAGAACTTCGGCCTCTCGCAGCTGCACCAGCTGCGCGGTCGCGTCGGCCGCAGCCGCGAGCGCGGCTACGCCTACCTCTTCTACAGCCCCGACCGCCCGCTGACCGAGACGGCCTACGACCGGCTGGCGACGATCGCGCAGAACAACGAGCTCGGCGCCGGGATGGCCGTCGCGCTCAAGGACCTCGAGCTGCGCGGCGCCGGAAACGTCCTGGGCGCCGAGCAGTCCGGCCATGTCGCCGGCGTCGGATTCGACCTGTACGTGCGCCTGGTCGGGGAGGCGGTGCAGGCCTACCGCGCCGCCGCCGACGGGCAGCCCGTCATCGCCGAGGAGTCCACCGAGGTGCGCATCGACCTCCCCGTCGACGCGCATATCCCGACCGAATACGTCGACGCCGACCGGCTGCGGCTGGAGGCCTATCGCAAGCTCGCGGCGGCGGCCAGCGACGACGAGGTGGCCGCGGTTCTCACCGAGCTGACCGACCGATACGGCACCCCGCCGGTGGAGACCCAGCGCCTCGCCGCCATCGCGCGGTTGCGGATAGCGGCCCGCGCGCTGGGCGTCACCGAGATCGCGGCGGCCGGTTCCCAGGTGCGGATCTCGCCGCTGACGCTGCCCGACAGCCGTCAGGTGCGGCTCAAACGGCTCTACCCGTCGGCGACCTACCGGCCGACGACCTCGACCGTCGCGGTGCCGCTGCCGAAGTCCGGGGGCATGGGGTCGGCACCGTTGCGCGACGAGCCGCTCATCGATCATCTGGGCACCGTGCTGCGCCAACTCGGCGGTAACGAATAG
- a CDS encoding MazG family protein, with product MTVVLLDPQNQDLLPFAAAKLVNGPVQVTEDVAASVLWALPHASVAEGDDGDPVTVLISTDGDHPFVRARVDRGEVVLSTPVPTPPVPEAPERRTGETLLDAVDLMDHLRTTGPWESRQTHDSLRRFVLEEVYELLDAIDVGTHTDVRDELGDLLLQVLFHARIAADDTENPFDIDDVAQAFIDKVTRRTPGVLSGEHSDLQRQIEDWETAKAAERASGSVLDGIVTTAPALLLVQKILERLSDVGFPLSQVDPALVRITVAAGGDSTEDATRQRALDLIDLVHEAERGAARDGVALNTPELWLHYLGVMEPNVGAPVEEPATDSWEADDSGSVHTEGIEDAPAAYVQAEEFPPAPDAPTVPSVLQAQPPTPVPAPEPQPPTPQPPAPAPAPASAYYPPEPEYVEPGSGPLVIDFDPSADLDPPITQFPTVIQPDRIAQIVDSDDVRAAAAAAATAQAAAEEAERAAEAKAPYRIRESEEEVTTTVPRPTNADDLTGRRSAPPVERDPAGTVLFTTEEGRTRSTPRTEGPSL from the coding sequence ATGACCGTCGTCCTGTTGGACCCGCAGAACCAGGATCTGCTGCCGTTCGCCGCTGCCAAATTGGTCAACGGTCCCGTGCAGGTGACCGAGGACGTGGCGGCGTCGGTGCTGTGGGCGCTGCCGCACGCGTCGGTCGCCGAGGGTGACGACGGCGATCCGGTGACGGTGCTCATCAGCACCGACGGCGACCACCCGTTCGTGCGGGCGCGGGTCGATCGGGGCGAGGTCGTCCTGTCCACGCCGGTCCCCACACCGCCCGTGCCCGAGGCGCCCGAGCGCCGCACCGGTGAGACGCTGCTCGACGCGGTCGACCTGATGGATCATCTGCGCACCACCGGGCCGTGGGAGAGCAGGCAGACCCACGACTCGCTGCGCCGCTTCGTGCTCGAAGAGGTCTACGAACTGCTCGACGCCATCGACGTCGGCACGCACACCGACGTCCGCGACGAGCTGGGCGACCTGCTCCTGCAGGTCCTGTTCCACGCCCGGATCGCCGCCGACGACACGGAGAACCCGTTCGACATCGACGACGTCGCGCAGGCCTTCATCGACAAGGTCACCCGGCGCACCCCCGGCGTGCTGTCGGGGGAGCACAGCGATCTGCAGCGGCAGATCGAGGACTGGGAGACGGCCAAGGCCGCCGAGCGCGCGAGCGGATCGGTCCTCGACGGGATCGTGACGACGGCCCCGGCGTTGTTGCTGGTCCAGAAGATTCTGGAACGGCTGTCCGACGTCGGATTCCCGCTCTCGCAGGTCGATCCGGCCCTCGTCCGGATCACCGTCGCGGCGGGTGGGGACTCGACGGAGGACGCGACACGGCAACGCGCGCTGGACCTCATCGATCTCGTCCACGAGGCGGAGCGCGGCGCCGCGCGCGACGGGGTCGCCCTCAACACCCCCGAGCTCTGGCTCCACTACCTCGGCGTGATGGAGCCGAATGTCGGCGCCCCGGTCGAGGAGCCCGCCACCGATTCCTGGGAAGCCGACGACTCCGGCTCCGTGCACACCGAGGGGATCGAGGACGCCCCGGCGGCCTACGTCCAGGCCGAGGAGTTCCCGCCGGCGCCGGATGCGCCGACCGTGCCGTCCGTGCTGCAGGCGCAGCCGCCCACCCCGGTGCCCGCGCCCGAGCCCCAGCCGCCTACGCCTCAGCCGCCGGCGCCCGCACCTGCTCCCGCGTCGGCCTACTACCCGCCGGAACCCGAGTACGTCGAACCCGGATCGGGTCCGCTGGTCATCGACTTCGACCCGTCGGCGGACCTGGACCCGCCGATCACGCAGTTCCCCACGGTGATCCAGCCCGACCGGATCGCCCAGATCGTGGACTCCGACGACGTCCGGGCGGCCGCCGCGGCCGCCGCCACCGCGCAAGCCGCCGCGGAGGAGGCCGAGCGCGCGGCGGAAGCCAAGGCGCCCTACCGGATTCGGGAATCGGAGGAGGAGGTGACGACGACGGTTCCGCGTCCGACGAACGCCGACGACCTCACCGGTCGACGGTCGGCGCCCCCCGTCGAACGCGACCCGGCCGGCACCGTTCTCTTCACCACCGAGGAGGGGCGTACCCGGTCGACCCCGCGGACCGAGGGGCCGAGCCTCTAG